One part of the bacterium genome encodes these proteins:
- a CDS encoding thiamine pyrophosphate-requiring protein: MADDVGAGRRVAVDTAADALVEALRAAGVELIFANLGTDHPPLIETLAKFHALGRPAPKIIQCPHESVALSAAHGFAQVTGRPQVVLVHVDAGTANLGGAVHNAARSRIPVLILAGRTPFTERGELKGSRDSYVQFLQDVYDQSGIVRPYVKWEYELHRGANIGLVVQRALRLAVADPGGPVYLTAPREVLEEPIDAVDLPDPASSVPPVPTIPDGAALRQIARWLRAAERPVAVTSYIGRRAAAVGALVALADQLALPVAEMLPRAYMNFPTDHPLYLGAGWHPRLGTADLVLVVDCDVPWIPSAAQPAAGARIIHLDLDPVKEDLPLWMFPAHLSARVDAAATLSCLVEELRCGWTPDVEARVDGRRRALEDEAGARRTAWRDAAPPPPPGGPITAAWLTRWLGGILPPDAIAVTELVTHAPETARHLPRSLPGSLLSAGGTSLGWGLGASIGVKLARPEAEVVCLVGDGSFLFGVPSAALWTSRRYHAPFLAIIYNNRGWAAAKNATRRQHPSGYAVRGGEFLSSFGEGVDFAAIAAGAGGYGERVVRPEDVPAAVDRARRAVREGQTAVLDVTITPV, encoded by the coding sequence ATGGCCGATGACGTCGGGGCGGGCCGGCGGGTCGCCGTGGACACCGCGGCCGATGCGCTCGTGGAAGCCTTGCGAGCGGCCGGGGTGGAGCTGATCTTTGCCAATCTCGGCACCGATCATCCGCCCCTGATCGAGACCTTGGCCAAGTTCCACGCCCTCGGCCGACCGGCGCCCAAGATCATCCAGTGCCCCCATGAGAGTGTCGCGCTGTCCGCGGCCCACGGATTCGCTCAGGTGACCGGACGGCCCCAGGTTGTCCTGGTCCACGTCGATGCCGGAACCGCCAACCTGGGAGGGGCCGTGCATAATGCGGCCCGCTCGCGCATTCCAGTGCTGATCCTGGCGGGGCGGACGCCGTTCACCGAGCGCGGTGAGCTGAAGGGGAGCCGCGATAGCTACGTCCAGTTCCTGCAGGACGTCTACGACCAATCCGGCATCGTCCGTCCCTACGTGAAGTGGGAGTACGAACTGCACCGCGGCGCGAACATCGGGTTGGTGGTGCAGCGGGCGCTCCGCCTGGCGGTCGCCGATCCGGGGGGCCCCGTCTACCTCACGGCCCCGCGGGAGGTCCTGGAGGAGCCCATCGACGCTGTCGACCTGCCGGACCCCGCGTCGTCCGTGCCGCCTGTGCCGACGATCCCCGACGGTGCGGCCCTCCGCCAAATCGCCCGGTGGCTCCGCGCCGCGGAGCGGCCCGTCGCCGTGACCAGCTACATCGGCCGCCGCGCGGCGGCCGTCGGCGCGCTCGTCGCGCTCGCCGATCAGTTGGCCCTTCCCGTGGCGGAGATGCTGCCCCGAGCGTACATGAACTTTCCAACCGACCACCCCCTCTACCTCGGCGCCGGGTGGCACCCGCGCCTGGGGACGGCCGACCTCGTCCTGGTCGTCGACTGCGATGTGCCTTGGATCCCGTCGGCCGCACAGCCGGCGGCGGGGGCGCGGATCATCCACCTCGACCTGGATCCCGTCAAAGAGGATCTGCCCCTCTGGATGTTTCCCGCACATCTCTCGGCTCGGGTCGATGCGGCGGCGACGCTCTCCTGCCTCGTTGAAGAGCTGCGGTGTGGCTGGACCCCCGACGTGGAAGCCCGAGTCGACGGCCGTCGCCGCGCCCTCGAGGACGAAGCCGGTGCGCGGCGCACTGCCTGGCGGGACGCGGCTCCGCCGCCGCCGCCCGGCGGCCCGATCACCGCGGCCTGGCTGACCCGGTGGCTCGGCGGCATCCTCCCCCCCGACGCGATCGCGGTCACCGAGCTCGTCACGCACGCTCCCGAAACCGCGCGGCACCTGCCGCGATCACTCCCCGGGTCGCTGCTGTCGGCCGGAGGCACCAGCCTGGGCTGGGGGTTGGGGGCATCGATTGGGGTCAAGTTGGCCCGCCCCGAGGCGGAGGTGGTCTGCCTGGTGGGCGACGGGTCGTTCCTATTCGGGGTGCCCTCGGCGGCGCTCTGGACGAGCCGGCGATACCACGCCCCGTTCCTCGCCATCATCTACAACAACAGGGGCTGGGCGGCGGCGAAGAACGCCACGCGGCGCCAGCATCCCTCGGGGTATGCCGTGCGTGGGGGGGAATTCCTCAGCAGCTTCGGCGAGGGGGTGGATTTTGCCGCAATCGCCGCGGGCGCGGGCGGATACGGGGAGCGGGTCGTACGTCCTGAAGATGTTCCGGCGGCGGTGGACCGGGCGCGCCGGGCCGTCCGTGAAGGGCAGACCGCCGTCCTCGACGTCACGATCACACCGGTGTGA
- the msrA gene encoding peptide-methionine (S)-S-oxide reductase MsrA, protein MSHTEQTGNAHPPHQEVATLAGGCFWCIEAVFDDLKGVKMVESGYSGGTVTTPSYRQVCSGTTGHAEVVQITFDPTVVSFREILEAFFSVHDPTTLNRQGPDTGTQYRSAIFYHTPAQKAAAEQLIGELTASRVWHAPIVTEVTPFTTFYRAEDYHQEYFRLNGEQPYCRAVVAPKVAKFRKQYRDRLKSSAGV, encoded by the coding sequence ATGAGCCACACCGAGCAGACCGGGAACGCGCACCCGCCGCACCAGGAGGTCGCCACGCTCGCCGGCGGATGCTTCTGGTGCATCGAAGCCGTCTTCGACGACCTGAAGGGCGTCAAGATGGTCGAGTCGGGGTACTCCGGCGGGACGGTGACCACCCCCAGCTACCGGCAGGTATGCAGCGGGACCACCGGACATGCGGAGGTGGTCCAGATCACCTTCGACCCGACGGTGGTCTCGTTTCGGGAGATCCTCGAGGCGTTCTTCTCGGTGCACGATCCAACCACCCTCAACCGACAAGGGCCGGACACGGGAACACAGTACCGCTCCGCTATCTTCTACCACACTCCGGCGCAGAAGGCGGCCGCCGAGCAGCTGATCGGGGAGCTGACCGCGTCGCGGGTGTGGCACGCCCCCATCGTCACCGAAGTCACGCCGTTTACCACCTTTTACCGGGCGGAAGACTACCACCAGGAATACTTCAGATTGAATGGGGAACAGCCCTATTGTCGGGCCGTGGTCGCGCCCAAGGTGGCGAAGTTCCGGAAGCAGTATCGGGACCGGCTGAAATCGTCCGCGGGCGTCTGA
- a CDS encoding agmatinase family protein gives MPRRKPTRTDRRSAASGARPRLKPPGLIVNWLKGDPVETRANSWLEWTGTWELDAVFLGAPFDGAGTVRSGSRHAPDAVRSALPGYTTYSTSDGVAMDHLRAADVGDVATIVTDMETTFRNISDATRFLSKRGIRPAIIGGDNSISYPAVRGLCEGLRRKTIALIQIDAHHDLRESHLGALSSGVPYRLLLERHPDQVRGSQMTQIGIADFNNNPTHHRYAQAHGIAVLSNIEVWRRGIRHAIDVALDRAGEADAIYISIDVDGVDQSSAPGTAAPNPFGLDGRDVIMAVRELAAQRKCAGLEIVELSPPTDHFGMTANWAAAVVMNFFYGLAQQKAR, from the coding sequence ATGCCCCGGCGCAAGCCGACGAGAACCGATCGCCGTTCCGCCGCCTCGGGTGCGCGACCGAGGCTGAAGCCCCCGGGCCTCATCGTCAACTGGCTGAAAGGGGACCCGGTCGAGACCCGGGCAAACTCGTGGCTGGAGTGGACCGGCACGTGGGAGCTGGACGCGGTGTTCCTGGGTGCGCCGTTCGACGGCGCCGGCACGGTCCGCTCCGGGTCGCGGCACGCCCCCGATGCCGTTCGATCCGCGCTGCCCGGGTACACCACGTACAGTACGAGCGATGGCGTCGCGATGGATCATCTGCGCGCGGCGGACGTCGGGGACGTCGCGACGATCGTCACGGATATGGAGACGACTTTCCGGAACATTTCCGACGCCACCCGCTTCCTCTCCAAGCGCGGAATCCGGCCGGCCATAATCGGCGGGGACAACTCCATCTCCTATCCGGCGGTGCGCGGCCTGTGCGAGGGGCTCCGGAGGAAGACGATCGCCCTGATTCAGATCGATGCGCACCACGATCTCCGTGAATCGCACCTCGGCGCGTTGTCCAGCGGCGTGCCCTACCGCCTGCTGCTGGAGCGGCATCCCGACCAGGTCCGGGGGTCGCAGATGACCCAGATCGGCATCGCGGACTTCAACAACAATCCGACGCACCATCGCTACGCCCAAGCCCACGGGATCGCCGTCCTCTCCAACATCGAGGTGTGGCGGCGGGGAATCCGGCACGCGATCGACGTGGCGCTGGACCGAGCCGGGGAGGCGGACGCGATCTACATCAGCATCGACGTCGACGGCGTCGACCAGTCGAGCGCTCCGGGGACCGCCGCCCCCAACCCCTTCGGCCTCGACGGCCGCGACGTGATCATGGCCGTGCGCGAACTGGCCGCCCAACGAAAATGCGCGGGGCTGGAGATCGTGGAGCTCTCGCCGCCGACCGACCACTTCGGCATGACCGCGAACTGGGCCGCCGCCGTCGTCATGAACTTCTTCTACGGGCTGGCGCAGCAGAAGGCGCGCTGA
- a CDS encoding VOC family protein yields the protein MSLPRLQHVSSPYPAGRQGDVRAFYGALLGLAEVPIPHTLEHRGLVWFSAGAGGVEMHFFPGGPDPEHPRHLALEIEDLGQLRSRLETAGYKPYDTIAIPNRPRFFCRDPFGNLVEFTTILGSYLRTPATP from the coding sequence ATGTCACTGCCGCGGCTGCAACACGTCTCGTCCCCGTATCCCGCCGGGAGGCAGGGCGACGTGCGGGCATTCTACGGGGCGCTGCTCGGGCTGGCAGAGGTGCCCATCCCGCATACCCTCGAGCACCGGGGGCTGGTGTGGTTCTCGGCCGGCGCCGGCGGGGTCGAGATGCACTTCTTCCCGGGCGGCCCCGACCCCGAGCACCCGCGTCACCTCGCCTTGGAGATTGAGGATCTCGGGCAGCTGCGGAGCCGGCTTGAGACTGCGGGCTATAAGCCCTACGACACCATCGCGATCCCGAACCGACCGCGCTTCTTCTGCCGCGATCCATTTGGGAACCTCGTCGAGTTCACGACGATCCTCGGGAGTTACCTTCGGACGCCGGCGACCCCCTGA
- a CDS encoding ATP-binding protein: protein MTTRILQSWSGGKDSCLTLAELIRDGVYRVEVLLSTITEGYDRVSMHGVRRVLLERQAAALGFPLHLVPIPPNATNEAYQSRMEEAFDGYRRQGLSTVAFGDLFLEDIRRYREEWLAREGMRAIFPIWKRETDRLAREFVDSGYRAVVVCVDTRVLDPSFAGRRFDRGLLAALPPTVDPCGENGEFHTFVFDGPIFHREVAWTPGETVQRDCWAFFDLVPGE, encoded by the coding sequence GTGACGACGCGGATCCTGCAATCGTGGAGCGGCGGGAAGGACAGCTGCCTGACCCTGGCCGAGCTCATTCGGGACGGCGTGTATCGGGTCGAGGTACTGCTCTCGACGATCACGGAGGGGTACGATCGCGTCAGCATGCACGGAGTCCGTCGCGTCCTCCTGGAACGCCAGGCCGCGGCCCTGGGGTTTCCCCTCCACCTCGTCCCCATCCCGCCGAACGCCACCAACGAAGCGTACCAGTCCCGGATGGAGGAGGCATTCGACGGCTATCGACGGCAGGGGCTCAGCACGGTCGCCTTTGGCGATCTCTTCCTCGAGGACATCCGTCGGTATCGAGAAGAGTGGCTGGCCCGGGAGGGGATGCGGGCGATCTTTCCGATCTGGAAGCGCGAAACGGACAGGCTGGCTCGAGAGTTTGTCGATAGCGGCTACCGGGCGGTCGTGGTCTGCGTCGATACCCGGGTCCTGGACCCTTCCTTCGCCGGCCGCCGCTTCGATCGCGGGTTGCTCGCTGCGCTCCCCCCGACCGTCGATCCGTGCGGCGAGAACGGGGAGTTCCACACGTTTGTGTTCGACGGGCCGATCTTTCACCGGGAGGTGGCGTGGACCCCCGGCGAGACCGTGCAGCGTGATTGTTGGGCCTTCTTCGATCTCGTGCCGGGGGAGTAA
- a CDS encoding DUF305 domain-containing protein, with protein MALALAILMLTTTVAVGNSTTSAPSATLARLSGLSGQTFDIAFLQSLVPADEEAVEMAMTATLYADHPDLLRWNQDFVERENGQVRQTLSLLQAMGAGPAERRAGVATTSVKKLRTLRGSALERAYLPMLAAQLDQTSALARLASEKSSRPEVRALALQALKDGGGASAVLRGWLKAWY; from the coding sequence ATGGCGTTGGCTCTGGCGATTCTGATGCTGACCACAACGGTGGCGGTGGGAAACTCGACCACGTCCGCTCCCAGTGCGACCCTTGCTCGCCTCTCGGGTCTGAGCGGGCAGACGTTCGACATCGCCTTCCTGCAGTCGCTGGTCCCCGCGGACGAGGAGGCCGTGGAGATGGCAATGACCGCGACCCTGTACGCCGATCACCCCGATCTCCTTCGGTGGAATCAAGACTTCGTTGAGCGAGAGAACGGCCAGGTCCGGCAGACGCTCTCCCTGCTACAGGCGATGGGGGCGGGCCCCGCCGAGCGACGGGCGGGGGTGGCGACGACATCCGTCAAGAAGCTCCGGACCCTGCGGGGGTCCGCGCTGGAGCGTGCGTACCTCCCCATGCTGGCGGCACAGTTGGACCAGACCTCCGCGCTGGCGCGCCTGGCGTCGGAGAAGTCGAGCCGGCCGGAGGTGCGGGCCTTGGCCCTCCAAGCGCTGAAGGACGGAGGCGGTGCATCGGCGGTTCTGCGCGGCTGGTTGAAGGCGTGGTACTGA
- a CDS encoding HD-GYP domain-containing protein, whose translation MTSRMHELPAESGEQLRLREQLRAELRTAYDDIITGWARALDMREQQAEGHSARAADLTVRLGRALGLDEEVLVHLRRGALLHDIGTMLIPDAVLLKPGPLTAQEWEAIRRHPTYAYEILFPITQFRPALDIPYCHHEKWDGSGYPRRLVGEQIPIAARIYSVVDVWDALCSQRPYRAPWTPEEAQEYICDHVGREFDPGTVDAFIAMDRDPPS comes from the coding sequence GTGACCTCGAGGATGCATGAACTGCCCGCCGAGAGCGGGGAGCAACTGCGCCTGCGCGAACAGTTACGGGCCGAGCTGCGCACGGCCTACGACGACATCATCACCGGGTGGGCCCGGGCACTCGACATGCGAGAGCAGCAGGCGGAGGGACACAGCGCCCGGGCGGCCGACCTCACCGTCCGGCTCGGCCGGGCGCTCGGCCTGGACGAGGAAGTGCTGGTGCACCTGCGGCGCGGGGCGCTGCTGCACGACATCGGGACGATGTTGATTCCGGACGCGGTTCTGCTCAAGCCCGGTCCGCTGACCGCGCAGGAGTGGGAGGCGATCCGTCGCCACCCCACCTATGCCTACGAAATTCTCTTCCCAATCACCCAGTTTCGCCCGGCACTGGACATCCCGTACTGCCACCATGAGAAGTGGGACGGGAGCGGCTACCCTCGCCGCCTGGTGGGCGAACAGATCCCCATCGCCGCGCGGATTTATTCGGTCGTCGACGTCTGGGACGCACTCTGCTCTCAGCGCCCCTACCGCGCGCCCTGGACCCCCGAGGAGGCGCAGGAGTACATCTGCGACCACGTCGGGCGGGAATTCGACCCCGGGACCGTCGACGCGTTCATCGCGATGGATCGAGACCCCCCCTCCTGA
- a CDS encoding amidohydrolase family protein, giving the protein MQRFDLLIRGGEVVTPDAVRRLDIGIADERIAALGAPGTLKAAERTIDAEGRVVFPGVIDAHLHCKIHSHHVDALPITMAAAARGGATSAIVHLLPSAAERVSASDLLNEFRDLGAREGVVDFSFHAWLAERDGVLDEIPRLIAEGIPSFKLFLAYRSIGRMASDGHLLSAMEAIASAGGLLLVHAEDGEVIDRRIAIQRARGRVAPADFLWTHPDEAEWLAIHKALQYARLTGCPLYMVHVSTPRGVELIAAARGEGQVVWAETCPQYLELTDQELARWGPLAKISPPLRDGATAAGLWPHLSAERIQVIGSDHSPHSRETKAGGFRDIFECWYGAPGVQTMLPVMWDACRRRGIPPTVLARVLAATPARIFGLAGKGVIAPGMDADLVLIDPEREVEIRSEGQVGGSGYTLYHGRRVRGWPVMSFLRGRVLLDGDTLRLPGGSGRYLARRGGGGR; this is encoded by the coding sequence GTGCAGCGGTTTGACCTGTTGATCCGGGGTGGGGAGGTGGTGACCCCCGACGCGGTTCGTCGGCTCGACATCGGGATTGCCGACGAACGGATCGCCGCGCTCGGCGCGCCGGGGACGCTCAAGGCGGCCGAGCGGACCATCGATGCGGAAGGGAGAGTTGTGTTCCCTGGCGTCATCGACGCCCACCTCCACTGCAAGATCCACAGCCACCATGTCGATGCGCTCCCCATCACGATGGCTGCGGCGGCGCGCGGCGGAGCAACGAGTGCCATCGTCCACCTCCTGCCGAGCGCGGCCGAGCGCGTTTCCGCTTCTGACCTGCTGAACGAATTCCGCGATCTGGGCGCGCGCGAGGGCGTCGTTGATTTTTCCTTTCACGCGTGGCTCGCCGAACGGGACGGGGTGCTGGACGAGATCCCCCGACTGATCGCCGAGGGGATTCCGTCTTTCAAACTGTTCCTGGCCTATCGGTCCATCGGCCGCATGGCCAGCGACGGCCACCTCCTTTCCGCCATGGAGGCCATCGCCTCCGCGGGCGGTCTGTTGCTGGTGCATGCCGAGGACGGGGAAGTGATCGATCGGCGGATCGCCATCCAGCGAGCCCGCGGGCGGGTCGCCCCGGCGGATTTTCTGTGGACCCACCCGGACGAAGCGGAATGGCTGGCGATCCACAAGGCCCTGCAGTACGCGCGGTTGACGGGCTGCCCCCTCTATATGGTGCACGTCAGCACGCCGCGGGGCGTCGAGCTCATCGCGGCGGCGCGGGGCGAAGGACAGGTGGTGTGGGCCGAGACCTGCCCGCAGTACTTGGAGCTGACCGATCAGGAACTGGCACGGTGGGGTCCGCTGGCGAAGATCTCACCGCCGTTGCGCGACGGCGCGACCGCCGCCGGGCTGTGGCCCCATCTTTCCGCTGAGCGGATTCAGGTGATCGGGTCTGACCATTCCCCCCATTCACGCGAGACGAAGGCCGGGGGCTTCCGCGACATCTTCGAGTGCTGGTACGGCGCTCCCGGCGTGCAGACGATGCTGCCCGTCATGTGGGATGCGTGCCGGCGGCGCGGGATCCCGCCGACAGTACTGGCCCGCGTCCTCGCCGCGACCCCCGCGCGCATCTTCGGCCTGGCCGGAAAGGGGGTCATCGCTCCGGGCATGGATGCCGACCTCGTGCTCATCGATCCGGAGCGCGAGGTGGAAATCCGCAGCGAGGGCCAGGTGGGTGGATCCGGCTACACCCTGTATCACGGCCGGCGGGTGCGCGGGTGGCCGGTGATGAGCTTTCTTCGCGGCCGGGTGCTCTTGGATGGCGACACGCTGCGGCTGCCGGGGGGATCCGGGCGGTACCTCGCCCGTCGCGGGGGCGGGGGTCGGTGA
- a CDS encoding methyltransferase domain-containing protein — translation MDRHLKVNQSTWDTWARYHLRGPFYDVEGFKAGRRRDRAGLDALEVRLLGDVTGRSLLHLQCHFGLDTLAWARRGAKVTGVDFSGEAIAAARALAEEVAPDAAFVESDLYDLPGRLQGEFDIVFTSHGVLGWLPDLGRWAEIIARFLRPRGRFCIVEAHPFALTFDDARSDRELRPGYPYFHRREPMRVERDGSYAAPDAPIRSVTYQWVHSMSDIIGSLLRAGLRIDTFEEYPFMGWAMLPWMEARSDGCWELPPGSGDIPLMFSLTASKDVR, via the coding sequence ATGGACCGCCATCTTAAGGTCAATCAATCCACCTGGGACACCTGGGCCCGGTACCATCTGCGGGGGCCGTTTTACGATGTGGAAGGGTTCAAGGCCGGCCGACGCCGCGACCGTGCCGGCCTGGATGCCCTGGAAGTCCGATTGCTCGGCGACGTTACCGGCAGGTCTTTGCTCCACCTCCAGTGCCACTTCGGCCTCGACACGCTCGCGTGGGCGCGACGGGGGGCGAAGGTGACGGGTGTTGACTTCTCCGGCGAGGCGATTGCGGCCGCGCGCGCGCTGGCCGAGGAGGTGGCGCCGGACGCCGCGTTTGTCGAAAGCGACCTGTACGATTTGCCGGGGCGGCTTCAAGGCGAATTCGACATCGTGTTCACTTCGCACGGGGTGTTGGGGTGGCTGCCCGACCTGGGCCGGTGGGCGGAGATCATCGCTCGCTTCCTCCGCCCCCGCGGGCGGTTCTGCATCGTGGAGGCCCACCCGTTCGCCCTGACCTTCGACGACGCACGCTCAGATCGGGAGCTCCGGCCCGGCTACCCCTATTTTCACCGCCGCGAGCCGATGCGGGTGGAGCGCGATGGTTCGTACGCCGCCCCCGACGCCCCGATTCGCAGCGTGACCTATCAGTGGGTCCACTCGATGTCGGATATCATCGGATCGCTCCTCCGCGCCGGGCTGCGGATCGACACATTCGAGGAATACCCGTTCATGGGATGGGCGATGCTCCCCTGGATGGAGGCACGATCGGACGGCTGCTGGGAGCTGCCTCCCGGGAGCGGGGACATTCCCCTGATGTTTTCGTTGACGGCCTCGAAGGACGTCCGCTGA